TAGAAGACGAAGAACTCGCAATTGCCGCAATCAAAAAAATCGAGGAAGAATCCCATACGAGCGGTCTAACAGATCGCATCACACAGTTGCTGAAAGAACACAAATCAGTTAAAGTGGAGGAAAATAGTAATGAATGAGAAAAAAATTGAAAAATTAATTGATAAAAAAGGCATCCGTTCAGATGGCAGAAAAGCGGATGAACTTCGACCTGTAAAACTTCAAGTAGGCGTACTTTCAAACGCTGATGGATCAGCCTATGTTGAACACGGAAAAAACAAGATCTTAGCGGCTGCATTTGGTCCAAGAGAAATGCATCCTAAACACTTAGCACAGCCAGACCGCATGGTTCTACGCTGCAGATACCACATGGCGCCATTCTCCGTACAGGAACGAAAATCACCTGCACCATCCAGACGAGAAGTTGAACTATCCAAAGTCATAAAAGAATCATTAGAACCAGCACTATTTTTGGAACTTTACCCAAGAACAGGCGTAGATGTTTTCGTGGAAGTCCTGCAAGCAGACGGCGGAACAAGATGCGCAAGTATCACTGCAGCAGCCCTAGCAATCGCTGATGCTGGTGTTCCCATGCGCGACTTGGTTGTTGCTTGTGCCGCTGGCAAAGTTGATGACACAGTGGTTGTTGACCTTTACGATGCTGAAGACAAGCTTGGTGCCGCAGATGTTCCTTTTGCTTTCATGCCTAGTTTGAATGCTGTTACACTTCTCCAGATGGATGGCATTCTTACGCCCGCTGAATTTGAAAAAGCAGTGAACATGGCTATGGATGGTTGCAAGAAGATCTATGAGCTCCAGAAGGAAGCGTTAAAAACAAAGTACATGGTGGTTAAGGAGGTTGAAGAGTAATGTCATCACTTGTAACTAAGGTTAGACTAAAGCAGATTGAACAACTCCTTGAAAAAGGAAAACGTCTAGACGACAGAGGACTGCGCGATTACCGAGAAATCAAAATCGAACAAGGACTAATTGAACGCGCTGAAGGTTCAGCTAGAGTCTTACTTGGAAAAACTGAAGTTATTGTTGGAGTAAAAGTAGAAACTGGCGAACCATTCCCAGACACACCAAACGAAGGCGTTTTAACCGTAAACGCCGAGCTAGTGCCGCTTGCTTCACCGACCTTTGAGCCAGGTCCACCAGACGAAAACTCTATCGAATTAGCACGAGTAGTTGACAGAGGAATCAGAGAGTCAAAAGCCATCGACAGTGAAAAGTTATGCATTGAGCCAGGCAAGAAAGTTTTCGTTGTTTTCGTGGACGTTTATGTACTCAATTATGACGGAAA
The nucleotide sequence above comes from Candidatus Bathyarchaeota archaeon. Encoded proteins:
- the rrp41 gene encoding exosome complex exonuclease Rrp41, which codes for MNEKKIEKLIDKKGIRSDGRKADELRPVKLQVGVLSNADGSAYVEHGKNKILAAAFGPREMHPKHLAQPDRMVLRCRYHMAPFSVQERKSPAPSRREVELSKVIKESLEPALFLELYPRTGVDVFVEVLQADGGTRCASITAAALAIADAGVPMRDLVVACAAGKVDDTVVVDLYDAEDKLGAADVPFAFMPSLNAVTLLQMDGILTPAEFEKAVNMAMDGCKKIYELQKEALKTKYMVVKEVEE
- the rrp42 gene encoding exosome complex protein Rrp42 — encoded protein: MSSLVTKVRLKQIEQLLEKGKRLDDRGLRDYREIKIEQGLIERAEGSARVLLGKTEVIVGVKVETGEPFPDTPNEGVLTVNAELVPLASPTFEPGPPDENSIELARVVDRGIRESKAIDSEKLCIEPGKKVFVVFVDVYVLNYDGNLIDASALAAMAALMNTKMPNYEIKDGELTIKQGYTPLPIKSHPITVTIGKINNNLIVDPWLEEEQVMDSRITFAINEDGNICAIQKGGSSYFTPQQILEALKIAQDKAAELRKKLNW